CGTCTCTCTACCTACGTTTTAATTCTTTAAAAAATCTTCTATTTAAATCCACAActgaaggaaataaaaaaaaaaaaaaaaaaattagaaagttTTGCAGTTGCCGGAGAGCCTGTATTGTTTGAATATTTCAAGTGCGCTTCATATTAGATTTTTGAAAACGAAGGCTTGAAGAAGTCAGCTACTTGGACTATAGTAGCTAGCGTCTTATGATCATGAATGAAGAAGATTCGATGACTTAGTCTATTTCACGAAAAGTTGCCATCTCATACAAGTTCTCTGAAAAGTTCTCTTAAAATTCCGCGTAATGTCATGAAGAAGATTTGATATTCCAAGTAGAACTTCACCAAGAAAGAAAATCCGGTAAGTTAGCTAGGAAGTGTTACATCGATGATGAAGCTAGATATACTCTGTTTTTGATAAATTTGCTGAATTTTGCAGGTTTTGAGTCCATCATTAGTCGCCGGATTTTCAAGAATCAAAGAAAATGAATGGTAACGGTAGACCGCCTATCCCACAACAACCAAGTGTAACATTTGGTAGAAGAACATTATCAGGAAGGTATGTTAATTACTCAAGAGATGATTTAGATAGCGAGATCGGAAACAGCGAGCTTGGGAACCCAGACTATTTAAATTATGCAGTTCATATAGACGGAGATGGTACTGCACGGAGGCAAGTTTCCATGCAGtcaggtggaggagaagaagaagaaggtggtaaAATAGGACGGGAGATGTCTGTGTTGATGAGAAGTCAAACTGGCGATAATTTCGACCATAATCAATGGTTGTTTGAAACAAAAGGAACATATGGGTATGGAAACGCTACATGGCCAAAAGAGgaggatgatgaggaggaggatggtgttggtggtggtgctcATCATGACCCTAAGGATCTTGCTGTCAAACCATGGAAGCCACTTACAAGGAAATTGAATATCCCAGCTTCTGTTCTCAGTCCATATAGGTACATATAATATATATTTCATTTTCATAATATTTCCAAATACTTATTTTTAATTTGTGAATTATGTTAATTCGAAGTTTTAACCCATAACATTGGATTAAGAacgaaaaaaatactaaaaaattaTTATCTGGTCGCAAATTCCGAATAACTCACTTTATGTGGGACAGAATGAAAATAGCGGATACTATCCCGTTTCGTTTAGTTTGTTCTGTTGTTATATATGCCTCTTGATTTGTAATGTGTCATTTTTAACTAACCCTTTCTGCAATAAACTTCTGGATAGGTTGCTAATTGCTGTGCGAGTAGTGGTTCTGGCGCTGTTTCTCCAGTGGAGAATTCAGAACCCAAATACTGAAGCCATTTGGTTATGGGGAATGTCCATTGTCTGTGAGCTGTGGTTTGCATTCTCTTGGCTACTTGACCAGCTTCCTAAGCTCTGCCCCATCAACCGTTCCACGGATCTTGCCGTTCTGAAagaaaagtttgaaacacctacAATCACCAATCCCACTGGAAAATCTGACTTGCCCGGGATTGATATTTTTGTTTCTACTGCGGATCCAGAGAAGGAGCCTCCTCTTGTCACAGCAAACACTATTCTCTCCATCCTTGCTACTGATTACCCAGTTGAAAAGCTTGCTTGTTACGTTTCTGATGATGGAGGCGCCTTACTAACCTTTGAGTCCATGGCAGAAGCTGCAAGTTTTGCCAGCATGTGGGTTCCATTTTGCCGCAAGCATAATATCGAGCCCAGAAATCCCGAATCGTATTTTAGTTTGAAGAAGGATCCTTTCAAGAATAAGAAGCGCCAAGATTTCGTCAAGGACCGAAGATTGATGAAGCGTGAGTATGACGAGTTTAAGGTTAGGACCAATGCGTTACCTGAATCTATTCGCCGCCGCTCTGATGCATATCATGCTAGGGAAGAGATCAAGGCTATAAAGCTCCAGAGACAGAACAGAAATGATGATGAGCTTGTTGAAAGTGTCAAGATTCCAAAAGCCACTTGGATGGCAGACGGAACCCATTGGGCTGGCACTTGGATGGTCTCTGGATCTAACCACTCTAAGGGTGATCATGCAGGAATTGTTCAGGTAAAATTTCGTGCTGATGacaagtttcgaactcaggtgaTTGGTATCATCACCTAATGATTTGacaagtttcgaactcaggtcattGGTATCATCACCTAATGATTTTACCACTGTATATCAACATTTTACGATCCAGTTTCACTCTTCTTTAGCCTATTTTTCTGACAAAAACCATCCAACTGCAGGTTATGTTGAAGCCTCCCAGTGATGAACCACTACGTGGAAGTGTAGACGATGCTAACATCCTCGATTTTACTGAAGTCGACATCCGCCTTCCTACACTGGTCTATGTTTCCCGTGAGAAGCGCCCTGGCTACGACCACAACAAGAAAGCTGGTGCCATGAATGCCCTTGTGAGAGCCTCTGCCGTTATGTCCAACGGTCCCTTCATCCTCAACCTTGACTGTGATCATTACATTTACAACTCGCAAGCAATGAGGGAAGGCATGTGCTTCATGATGGACCGTGGAGGTGAACGCATATGTTACGTTCAGTTCCCACAGAGGTTTGAAGGTATCGACCCGAACGATCGATATGCCAACCACAATACTGTCTTCTTCGATGTGAATATGCGAGCACTCGATGGTCTTCAGGGCCCTGTTTATGTCGGCACTGGTTGCCTATTCCGCAGAATTGCACTTTACGGGTTCGACCCTCCCCGGTCAAAGGAACGTGTTAATGGTTGCATGAGCTGGTGCTTTCCTCGTAAAAAGAAGACTTCCAAGCACTCTGAAGAGCAGCGAGCTCTTAGGATGGGCgacgatgatgaggatgatgagatgAGCAGCCAATTGCTTCCAAAGAGGTTTGGCAATTCGACTTTCCTTCTTGATTCAATACCAGTTGCAGAATATCAAGGCCGTCCCCTTGCGGATCACCCATCCGTGGAACATGGTCGGCCTTCTGGTGCACTCACTCTTCCAAGAGAACCTCTGGATGCACCCACAGTTGCAGAAGCAATCAGTGTTATCTCTTGCTGGTACGAAGACAAAACCGAGTGGGGTGACCGTGTTGGATGGATTTACGGCTCTGTTACAGAAGATGTGGTGACTGGGTACCGTATGCACAACCGAGGATGGAAATCAATCTATTGTGTGACGAAACGTGATGCTTTCCGTGGAACAGCGCCTATCAACCTTACAGACAGGCTTCATCAGGTCCTCAGGTGGGCGACTGGTTCAGTTGAAATCTTCTTCTCTCGTAACAACGCCTTCCTCGCGAGCTCGAAGATGAAGTTCTTGCAGAGGATTGCGTATCTGAATGTAGGAATTTACCCATTCACTTCCTTCTTCCTCATCGTCTACTGCTTCTTACCAGCTTTATCACTTTTCTCTGGTCAATTCATTGTTCAGTCACTTAGCGTTGTTTTCCTGTCATACCTTCTTACTATCACCATTACACTTTGCCTTCTCGCCATTCTGGAGATCAAGTGGTCAGGGATTGAACTTGAAGAGTGGTGGAGAAATGAACAGTTCTGGCTGATTGGTGGAACAAGTGCACATTTTGCTGCAGTTATCCAAGGTTTACTTAAAGTGGTGGCTGGGATTGAGATTTCTTTCACCTTGACATCAAAATCTGGTGCAGATGATATAGATGATGAATTTGCTGATCTTTACGTTGTAAAATGGACGTCTCTTATGATACCACCTATAGTCATAATGATGACCAACTTGATAGCAATCGCAGTAGGATTCTGCAGGACCATTTACGCAGCTGTACCACAATGGAGTCGTCTTATTGGTGGTGTGTTTTTCAGTTTCTGGGTCCTTGCACATCTTTACCCTTTCGCAAAAGGTTTAATGGGAAGAAGAGGAAGGACGCCCACTATCGTCTTTGTCTGGTCAGGTCTCGTTGCTATTACCATTTCTCTTCTTTGGGTTGCTATTAAGCCCCCGGAAGGCGCGACTGAGATCGGAGGAGGATCCTTCAAATTTCCTTGATTGACTCATTCATCCATTTGTTTCATCAACAACATTCAAGCTTTTCATTCAGGCCCAGAATTTAGTTATGCCTAAATTACAAACATTGGCACATACAAGATACCAATTACACACCGATCACAGATGCACATAACGGCCTGtctcttatttttcatcatcatacaacacgGTAAAGACCGTTGTTCCCTTTCCAGTTGTTAGCAAATTTTGTTTTGGAAACCCAACTGTAATGAAATTCTGATTTTTTTAAGTTTTCATTTTCAATCAGTCAGTAGTCATCGTCcttgcagaaaaagaaaaacacaacaaCCAACTGTTAGCTAAGATCTTATCTACATAATCATGTATGAATCAAGAAGTCACCTGACTAGTTCCGAATTACCTTAAGCCATTTACCTTAAGATGTCTGGTATGAATGTGAAAATGTAAATCTTACCAGGTTTCGGACAGTGGATGTCTCAGCAGCTAGCACCAGTTAAATCAAGAGCAATATCCATGCCAGAATTTCCAGATCCAAGTCTTGGCATACTTAGCTCCATATTTATTATAATCAGTAGACAATATatgaaaaaagaaggaaaatttgCATCTGTAATGTGATATTATTTAGAGCCAGTACACAGTTGATCAGTAATTCAAAGACAAACCAGGACTGTAATATGTCAATCATTAACAtatccaaaataaaaacataaagtgGATAAATATATAGAACCCCTTTGCAGAAGGAGACTCACAGTCAAGAAGAACTACCCATGTTCTGACATGGTATATAGATAAAACTGCACAAAACGTAAACTTCAACTTAATTTGTTCATCTGATATTCAACAATGAAGGTGAACTCAAATGAAGCCCTTACAGAAGGAGCAGATCACCATTTTCATTGCAGTCTACTTCACCATTTTGACTGCAGTTAATTCCTTTTTCTGGAACACCCAACGCTGCTGTGATTGGTAAAACCGTGTACCTTTATAAGCATCTTCATAAAGAATCATTTTAAGCTCATCCTCAAATTCTTCCGGTGTGATAATCTCAGTCTTGGATTTACCTGATAGCGGAGACTTCTTTGCAAGCTGTCTTGCCAGAAGAATTGCAGCTTTATTTGAGCTTGAGCAAACAGTGTTAACAGAAAAAGTACGAGATTTGCAGATTATCTTAGAGCGCTTATCTATAATCCTCTTGAGCAGGGGAAACATAACGTCAAAACCCTTGTCCGAGACAGGGATAGCACGTCTCAAACACGTCTTGCAAGCGCCGCATTGGTTAGGAAAACGACCATCAGCTCGCTGAAAAATCTGGCGAATGTAACAATCAATTGAGGAGTTGCACATCAGTTCAAGATCATATATTCCATGTTCCAATGCAAGTGCAAGGCCAGCATCCACCCCATCCAACACATGATAGTAATCAGAAACTCCTCTGGGTTGAACAGAAGCAGATGCAATTACTGGCTTTCCACAAGGATCACGCACAATAACACCGTAACCTCCCATTCTGGTTTTCTTATTGTAAAAGCCATATATGTTTAGATAGTGATACCCCTTCTGCTCTTGCCATTTTTTAAAGACCAAGAACCTATCCAATCCTCCATTTTTGGGATGTTGCTATACTCTTCAACTGGGATGAGGCTCTACTCACAATAGGATGATTCGCTTTCAGATAACAATTCAGGCTCGGGGTCAGCTTTATGGCAGCGATCACCTTCACAGCGGCGACCCCTGGCTTTATCCTCGGCTCCATTATCTTTATAACTCTCCTGCGAAAGTGGGATGAAGCTATTGTCATACCCACAGAAGGATGACTCACTGTCTTTAGATTCAATGGCAGCAAGCTCCTCATACTCCTCTAGGTGATAATCAATTAGAGAGCTATTAGATAAGTTTTCtttatcatcatcttctcctcctccatAGCCACTGTGATGCATAACCCCTCACAAATCACAAATAATACCAACTATAGCCAAATTAAACTAGTGTCTGAATCAAAAGAATCTGACTGACATAAATCTAATTCGAATGTAAGTTTCCCGGGATCATGAAGATAACTAAGATGAAGTGGAGACTGACTCATCTATCAAAACAATCTGGCCTAAAAGGCTATGCTTAAATGTAAATCTAACACAGGACAGACTCAGTCAGATAAGTCAGACACAGGACCATCAAAACAATTCAAGAACTCCAATGTGTGTTTTCTGGAATGATGAAGACACACTCAGACAGATGAGTCAGACCCAAGCACCAACTTTCAGGAGACTCAGCATGTCCATGTTTTAGACAATTTAAAGCAGAACCCATGTTTCAGAAATCAAATTCAAGCCTAATTAGCTATGATTTTTACAGAACCTAGCTAGGTCTAATGGCATCAA
This genomic stretch from Papaver somniferum cultivar HN1 chromosome 5, ASM357369v1, whole genome shotgun sequence harbors:
- the LOC113278501 gene encoding uncharacterized protein LOC113278501 codes for the protein MGGYGVIVRDPCGKPVIASASVQPRGVSDYYHVLDGVDAGLALALEHGIYDLELMCNSSIDCYIRQIFQRADGRFPNQCGACKTCLRRAIPVSDKGFDVMFPLLKRIIDKRSKIICKSRTFSVNTVCSSSNKAAILLARQLAKKSPLSGKSKTEIITPEEFEDELKMILYEDAYKGTRFYQSQQRWVFQKKELTAVKMVK
- the LOC113284458 gene encoding cellulose synthase-like protein D3, with the translated sequence MNGNGRPPIPQQPSVTFGRRTLSGRYVNYSRDDLDSEIGNSELGNPDYLNYAVHIDGDGTARRQVSMQSGGGEEEEGGKIGREMSVLMRSQTGDNFDHNQWLFETKGTYGYGNATWPKEEDDEEEDGVGGGAHHDPKDLAVKPWKPLTRKLNIPASVLSPYRLLIAVRVVVLALFLQWRIQNPNTEAIWLWGMSIVCELWFAFSWLLDQLPKLCPINRSTDLAVLKEKFETPTITNPTGKSDLPGIDIFVSTADPEKEPPLVTANTILSILATDYPVEKLACYVSDDGGALLTFESMAEAASFASMWVPFCRKHNIEPRNPESYFSLKKDPFKNKKRQDFVKDRRLMKREYDEFKVRTNALPESIRRRSDAYHAREEIKAIKLQRQNRNDDELVESVKIPKATWMADGTHWAGTWMVSGSNHSKGDHAGIVQVMLKPPSDEPLRGSVDDANILDFTEVDIRLPTLVYVSREKRPGYDHNKKAGAMNALVRASAVMSNGPFILNLDCDHYIYNSQAMREGMCFMMDRGGERICYVQFPQRFEGIDPNDRYANHNTVFFDVNMRALDGLQGPVYVGTGCLFRRIALYGFDPPRSKERVNGCMSWCFPRKKKTSKHSEEQRALRMGDDDEDDEMSSQLLPKRFGNSTFLLDSIPVAEYQGRPLADHPSVEHGRPSGALTLPREPLDAPTVAEAISVISCWYEDKTEWGDRVGWIYGSVTEDVVTGYRMHNRGWKSIYCVTKRDAFRGTAPINLTDRLHQVLRWATGSVEIFFSRNNAFLASSKMKFLQRIAYLNVGIYPFTSFFLIVYCFLPALSLFSGQFIVQSLSVVFLSYLLTITITLCLLAILEIKWSGIELEEWWRNEQFWLIGGTSAHFAAVIQGLLKVVAGIEISFTLTSKSGADDIDDEFADLYVVKWTSLMIPPIVIMMTNLIAIAVGFCRTIYAAVPQWSRLIGGVFFSFWVLAHLYPFAKGLMGRRGRTPTIVFVWSGLVAITISLLWVAIKPPEGATEIGGGSFKFP